From Phycodurus eques isolate BA_2022a chromosome 1, UOR_Pequ_1.1, whole genome shotgun sequence, one genomic window encodes:
- the slc66a1 gene encoding lysosomal amino acid transporter 1 homolog isoform X3 — MLKDGVLTNVPFGWAAGGNLTILCPNGSKWVWEGLGECAQDARDMASVYLGLLSILCFMMSSLPQYYSSCKTGNMDSALSIWFLLLWLGGDSCNLVGSFLADQLPLQTYTAVYYVLADLLMLAMYLYYKMKNRMGERVFCTRWAWPSSWASPQTSPTRRGGSPPGTKQCPPPAGDVRCSQPQMLPRLLPPKRSSASPLARYRQCSICFPDFLRYALISRGSRLKGCLSSCLLWSSWET; from the exons ATGTTGAAAGACGGAGTCCTCACAAATGTGCCTTTCGGATGGGCCGCGGGTGGAAACTTGACTATATTGTGCCCCAACGGGTCTAAATGGGTGTGGGAAGGTCTGGGAGAATGCGCCCAGGATGCAAGAGACATGGCCAGCGTCTACCTGGGCCTGCTGTCCATCCTCTGCTTCATGATGTCCTCCCTGCC GCAGTACTACAGCTCGTGCAAAACCGGGAACATGGACAGCGCGCTGTCCATTTGGTTTCTGCTGCTGTGGTTGGGAGGCGACAGCTGCAATCTGGTGGGCTCCTTTTTGGCAGACCAGCTTCCGCTTCAG ACCTACACTGCAGTTTATTATGTTTTGGCAGACTTGTTGATGTTGGCCATGTATTTATACTACAAGATGAAGAACAGAATGGGTGAAC GAGTGTTTTGTACGCGGTGGGCGTGGCCTTCGTCCTGGGCTTCGCCGCAAACTTCGCCGACCCGCCGGGGCGGGTCGCCACCCGGCACGAAGCAGTGCCCTCCGCCAGCAGGGGACGTGCGCTGCTCTCAACCGCAGATGTTGCCGCG TCTTTTACCCCCAAAGAGATCATCGGCTTCTCCATTGGCTCGATATCGTCAGTGCTCTATCTGTTTTCCAGACTTCCTCAGATACGCACTAAT TTCAAGAGGAAGTCGACTAAAGGGGTGTCTTTCTTCCTGTTTGCTCTGGTCATCCTGGGAAACATGA
- the slc66a1 gene encoding lysosomal amino acid transporter 1 homolog isoform X1 — translation MLKDGVLTNVPFGWAAGGNLTILCPNGSKWVWEGLGECAQDARDMASVYLGLLSILCFMMSSLPQYYSSCKTGNMDSALSIWFLLLWLGGDSCNLVGSFLADQLPLQTYTAVYYVLADLLMLAMYLYYKMKNRMGERRSVLYAVGVAFVLGFAANFADPPGRVATRHEAVPSASRGRALLSTADVAASFTPKEIIGFSIGSISSVLYLFSRLPQIRTNFKRKSTKGVSFFLFALVILGNMMYGLSVLLKNPDQGQGENSYVIHHLPWLVGSLGTLVLDLFITIQFISYRKAADGLNASISETAPLVGS, via the exons ATGTTGAAAGACGGAGTCCTCACAAATGTGCCTTTCGGATGGGCCGCGGGTGGAAACTTGACTATATTGTGCCCCAACGGGTCTAAATGGGTGTGGGAAGGTCTGGGAGAATGCGCCCAGGATGCAAGAGACATGGCCAGCGTCTACCTGGGCCTGCTGTCCATCCTCTGCTTCATGATGTCCTCCCTGCC GCAGTACTACAGCTCGTGCAAAACCGGGAACATGGACAGCGCGCTGTCCATTTGGTTTCTGCTGCTGTGGTTGGGAGGCGACAGCTGCAATCTGGTGGGCTCCTTTTTGGCAGACCAGCTTCCGCTTCAG ACCTACACTGCAGTTTATTATGTTTTGGCAGACTTGTTGATGTTGGCCATGTATTTATACTACAAGATGAAGAACAGAATGGGTGAAC GCAGGAGTGTTTTGTACGCGGTGGGCGTGGCCTTCGTCCTGGGCTTCGCCGCAAACTTCGCCGACCCGCCGGGGCGGGTCGCCACCCGGCACGAAGCAGTGCCCTCCGCCAGCAGGGGACGTGCGCTGCTCTCAACCGCAGATGTTGCCGCG TCTTTTACCCCCAAAGAGATCATCGGCTTCTCCATTGGCTCGATATCGTCAGTGCTCTATCTGTTTTCCAGACTTCCTCAGATACGCACTAAT TTCAAGAGGAAGTCGACTAAAGGGGTGTCTTTCTTCCTGTTTGCTCTGGTCATCCTGGGAAACATGATGTATGGCCTGAGCGTGCTGCTAAAGAACCCTGACCAGGGTCAGGGCGAGAACAGCTACGTGATCCATCACCTGCCCTGGCTCGTCGGAAGCCTCGGAACGCTCGTCTTGGACCTCTTC